The DNA region TAGAGTTTGAGTGTCACTATCATTCTTCTCTAATTACAAACCATCCGGCAATATCTTGTTCCCAAGATGTTGCCGGATGGTATATACTTTATTTTTTTCAAACTTGATTTTCTAGTTAATTATTCTGCACCATTTTCAATTCTTGCTAGCTCATTACCTTTTTCATAGACTTCGTAGCTATATTCAATCCATGAACCATCATAGTTCAAAACATTCTCATAACCTAAAGCTTGGCTAAGTACTAACAAGCTATGCGCACTTCTTACACCGGATTGGCAATAGGCTATTACATTTTTCCCTTCAAGCCCACCATATATTTCTTTAAGCTCATCAATTGTTTTTAAAGTTGTATCTTCTGCAACAGCTGTTTCCCAAGGAATAAATACTGCGCCTTCAATTTTGCCCGGGCCAAATGCGCCACTTTTTGTTTCTTCACCGCTTTCCTCTGATGCATCTCTTGTATCAAGAATCTCAACTGAAGCATCATCAAGAGCCGCAATAACATCATCAAGTGTTGCTAATAACTCTGTGTTTGGATTTGGTGCTTTATAATTTGATGGTTCTACTGTAGGGTTGCTTCCACCTGTAGGATAACCAGCACCTGCCCATGCATTCAGGCCACCATCTAAGTATCTAACATCTTCATGTCCTAAGCTTTTTAGTTGGAACCAAAGTCTTGCTGCATCATGATGACTGTTTGAAGCATACGTTACAAGTATAGTATCTTCTTTTACACCTTTAGATGACAAAAACGCTTCCATTTTCTCAACATCTGCACTCATACCACCGTATGGATAATCGCTTTCTTCAGCTGAATAATCACCTCTCCAGAAAGTGAATGATCCTGCTATTTGAGCATCTGCCGCTTTTGGATCAAGCGCACCAAGTACAACTACATCGCCACCATCTTCCATAAGTTCTTTTAATTGAAATGGTGTAATAAATGCATCCGGATTAGCATATTGTTCAATCTTTTGACCTTGCTCGGATGAGTCTACTGCCACTTTTTGAACACCGAACATCATTTTCCAGCCCATAAATGCGCCAACTGCTACAACTAATACAACGACCAATGAAATGATTACTTTTTTATTCTTCACAACTATTCCTCCTGATTTTTGTGTGTCTAGGTTGCCCTATCACAATTAATATATTAATAAATATCGGAAAAAACCCCTTATATTCCTTCCGATATATTAATCCGCTTTAAAAATCTATAGTTTGTGCAATAATTCACAATCTTTGTTAGCAAAAAAATAAAACCACTGTCTTATTTACCTTAAAAAAAATCTATGTGTTCTTAAATTTTCGTGGTATTATGACAATTATTTTGGTTTTATTGGTTACATAATTAACGATAAATTAATTTTACTTTAATTAGATAACAAAGTCAAGTAAAAATTGCACTATAGTGTAGAAATCGGTGTTTGTTTTTTGTTAGATAAAAACTAAGGTATCATTTATTTTTCTCCAAATCTTGATCCTTATGCTATAATGTTGATGTGTATATTTCAAAAAGTAATTATTGGAGGCTACAATGGAAACCTTTGAACCGGGTCTTTGACACTTGCCGAAGTAACTAAAACAGCGAAAACCTTATAACAAGCCTATTTAGGCTTATTTTTTTGTCAAATTCTACTCTTTTCATTTACGTTCTACTACGTTCTATGATATAATATAGGGTATTAGGAGGTGTTGTTATGAGGCTGAAAGTTGTAAATTCTAAAATGTTCAATTATTATATGTCATAGAAACTATTTATGTTGATGGAAAACAAAAAACTAGAACCGTCGAAAAACTTGGCAGATATTCTGATTTAGAAAAAAAGCTAAATGGTGCTAATCCCATAGAGTGGGCCAAAAAGTATATCGAAGATCTTAATCGCCAAGAAAAAGAACAAAAACGTGAGGTTATTATCAAGCTTAGGCAATCCACGCTTATTGATAAAGAGATTCAACGTTCCTACAACGGTGGCTATCTTTTTCTTCAACAGATTTATTACCAGTTAGGGCTTCATAAGATTTGTAACGATATTTCTTCAAGGCACAAGTTCACCTATGACCTTAACGGTATTCTCTCTCGTTTGATTTACGGAAGAATTCTTTTCCTTCTTCCAAGCTTTGCACCTTTGAATCTTCTAAACGTCTTCTCGAACAGCCAAACTTTGAATTACAGAACATTTACAGGTCTTTAGAAGTTATCGCTAAGGAATCCGATTTCATACAATCACAGCTTTACAAAACAGTCTAGCAGTTTCTAAACGTAATGATCGAATTCTTTATTATGACTGTACCAACTACTTTTTGAGATTGAACAAGAAGATGGCCTTAAACAATATGGACCCTCCAAAGAAAACCGTCCTAACCCTATTGTAGAAATGGGCTTGTTTATGGATGGAGATGGTATTCCTCTCGCTTTTAACATTCACAGTGGCAATACCAATGAGCAGGTGACTCTAAAGCCTTTAGAAAAGCAAATTATCGAAGACTTCAAACTATCCAAGTTTGTTGTATGTACTGATGCCGGCTTATCTTCAAATGCAAATAGGAAGTTTAATAATATAAATGGACGTTCTTTTATTACAACTCAATCCATCAAAAACTTAAGCAGTTTTAAAAGAGTGGGCTTTAGAACCAACTGGATGGAGGCACAATGATTCCAAAGAAACCTTTGATTTAAACCTGTTTGATGAAAATGAAAGTCTTTGTGAGCAATATAAGAATATGACCTTTTATAAAGAGAGATGGATTAAAGAGAATGATCTTGAGCAAAACTGATTGTCACCTTTTCTCTTAAATACCGTTATTATCAACGTCAGATCAGAAACAAACAACTTGAACGTGCCACAAAACTCATTAGCACTAACCCAAAAAGTATAGGTAAGAAAAGACAAAATGATTATAAACGATTTATCGCTTCCACCAATGTTACAAGTGATGGTGAAGTTGCAGAAGAGACACTTTACCATCTTAATTCAAATACTGTTGCTGAGGAAAGTATCTATGACGGCTTCTATGCAGTATGTACTAACCTTGACGAAGATGCTTCTGAAATAGCTAGAATTAACCACCGACGTTGGGAAGTTGAAGAATGTTTTAGAATTATGAAGAGCGAGTTTAAAGCAAGACCTGTTTATCTTCAAAGAGACGACCGTATAAAAGCGCATTTTACAACCTGTTTTCTAGCACTTGTTTTATATAGATATCTGGAGAAAGACCTAGACAACCAGTTTACAACGAACGAAATCGTCGGCCAGTTAAAGGATATGAACTTCTATTGCGTTCCTGGACAGGGTTTTATTCCGACCTATACACGTACTGATTTTACAGATGCACTACATGATACCTATGGATTTAGAACAGACTATCAGATTGTCAGCGACAAAGAAATGAAAAATATATACAAAAGACTAAAAAGTAAAAAAAAGTACGCAAAAATTAATGACATATAAAAAGCTTGAAGCCCCTATTTATAAGGGATTTCAAGCTTTTTCTGTTTCACAACTGTCAAAGACAGGAGTAGATAACAAAGTCAAGTAAAAATTGCACTATAGTGTAGAAATCGGTGTTTGTTTTTTGTTAGATAAAAACTAAGGTATCATTTATTTTTCTCCAAATCTTGATCCTTATGCTATAATGTTGATGTGTATATTTCAAAAAGTAATTATTGGAGGCTACAATGGAAACCTTTGAACAACTTAATCGGCATGCACTCCTTGAACTCATTGAGAAACTTCCTTATCCGGATTTCAAACATGCTGTTCAGCTTTTTGCCCAAATGGAAAAATTAGATTTCCATCAAGAACTGAACCTTATAACCACCTTTCATTTTCAAAGTAGAATGGAAAAACTCGGCATTAACAATACATGTCCGTCTTGCGGGTCAAGCCATCATACCATTCATGCCATTCGTAATGAAATCAAGAGATATCGTTGTAAAGACTGCAGTAAAACTTATACCCTCTTTAGTGGTACAGTGATTGAAAAAACAAAGTGGCACTGGGATATCTGGGTAAGGTTCCTTGAGCTCACCATACACGGCCATTCCTTAAATGATATTCAGTCCATACTTGAAAGTGAATTTGGCTGTAATAATATCAATCATAAAACCGTATTTTTATGGCGTCATAAACTGATTTATGTACTTGCTCAAATGTCAAAAATTAGATTATCCAACTATGTCTATATGGATGGCATCACCATTCGTGAATCACAAAAAGGGTCTCGTTCTTTAATCAATTATAAGAATTTGAAACTAGAAAGAAAACCAAGGACCGGCCGGCTTTCAATAAAAAAAGAAGCTACAGATGTTGCTTTTACAACCATTGCAACCGCTGTTGATAGCACAGGACATTGTATATGTAATGTTATCGGCATGGGTAAAAATAAACCTGAAGATATTTTCAATGCATTGAAGCACTATTTAGAAGATGATGGTCACACGCCTTTGGAATTTTCTAGTAAAAAAATTGAGGAGCCACAGAATACTAAGACTGTACCCTGTGAAAAAGCCATATTAACCTTAGATTATTTTAAGGAACTTAATGTGAGTGGTATGTCGTCTTCGGATATGTCTCTTAAGCTTCACGCTGACATTCAAAAATTTATATGTCAGGATATGGCCAATGTTTCAACTAAATATTTGGAGGATTATCTCGGATTTTTTACCTATATGCGAAACTGGCGTATTGATCATGGACGATGTCCATTTTCCAGAAAAGATATTGAAAGTATCTTTATTGAAATTATTAAGTCCAGAATCAATTATTCCAAGAAAAGAAGCTTTGCTTCGTTATGAGCTCTGCTCATATTTCTGAACGGTTCGATAGGAAAGGTCTTTGACGTATTCTGCCACACTCCAAGGCTGAATACTATAGTATGACTTTTCTTGAGAACAAGAAAAGAAGCTTTGCTTCGTTATGAGCTCTGCTCATATTTCTGAACGGTTCGACAGGAAACTTCCTTGATCGTTTACATAGCATAGACTTTCCTTGAGAAGGATAAACAAAAAAAGCCTAAGTAGGCTTTTTTATTTTATTAGATCTTTTACAACTTCAGATGCTATAATCATTCCGGCGACTGATGGGACAAAAGAAACACTTCCGGGAATCGACCGCCTCTGATCACAGGTCCGATCTTTGTTTGGACAAATACAGTCTGTCGAACAATCACTACCGATATCTACCGTTTTTATGGGTATTTCTTTGGAATAAACAACTTTAAGTTTTTTGACACCTCTTTTGCGCAACTCTTTTCTCATGACCTTGGCAAGGGGACAGACACTGGTCTTATAGATATCCGATACTTCTAACATCGTCGGGTTCAATTTATTGCCCGTTCCCATTGAGGCTATCAAAGGTATATTATATTCTTGACAGCGTATAGCCAGATCAATTTTAGCGCTTACCATGTCTATGGCATCCACCACATAATCCACATCTTTTGGTATGATCTTATCTGCCGAATCTTTGTTATATAAATACGGATGGGTTTCTACAATCGCCTTTGGATTAATAGATAGGATCCTAGCCTTCATAACGGCCACCTTTGACATCCCAACTGTTTGCCTTGTGGCTTGTATTTGACGGTTGATGTTTGTCAAACATACCTCATCATCATCGCAAAGAATAAAATGCCCAACCCCAGACCGTGCAAGACCTTCAGCAACATAAGAACCAACACCGCCTATGCCCAATATAACCACTTTACTTTGCTTTAGTTTTTCTAATCCTTCTGTACCAATGACCATTTCGGTTCTTGAAAATGCATGCAACATATCTTTACTCCTAATCACTAAAAAGTTACCTACATAATGTAACAGAATTTTTACTATTTGTCACATGATTAATACGAGTGTAATAAATACCTGAACAAGCTCTGGGTTAAATTGAGTCCCACGACCTTTTATAAGTATCTCTATAGCCGCTTTTTTGCTCATACCGTCTCGATAAGGTCGGTCGGAGGTTAAGGCGTCAAATACATCTGCTATCGCAATAATTTGAGCAATTAGAGGTATGGCATCGCCTTTTAATTGCAATGGATAACCTGTTCCATCATACCATTCATGATGATAACGTATACCATCTTTAATCTTTTGATTAAAATCTGTATCTTTTATAATCTTATAACCTTCTTCAGGATGTTTTTTAATAATCTCATATTCTTCATTTGTTAAACGGCCCGGTTTGTTTAGTATATGATAAGGTATAGCTATTTTACCAATATCATGAAGCTTTCCTGCGACTTCTACTGCATCCGTGTCTTCGAAACCAATCGCTTTGGCTAGAGAAAGTGCATGATCGGCAACCAAGTTATTATGTTGGTGCGTATATGAATCGTTAATCTCCATAGCATTGGCGATAATCTCTATCATTTGAATGTATTTATTATCAATTTTCTCCATATTATTTTCAATTTCAGAAGACAACCTATTAATGGATTCTGATAGTAAAGTAATCTCAGGTAGATACTTACTTTCATGAATTTTTAATTTGCTTTTATAGTCGCCATTAGAGATCTTTTGGACGCTTTCAATTGTGACTTCCAGGTTTTTTGCTATTTTCCTAAATATTTTAAGCTCTGCCACAATAACAAATGCAACTAATAGTATAACTATAATAAAAATATGCTTTCTTTGATTCACAAATAAGGATTGATAAATGGGAACATTCGCATCGATGTTAAAATATATATTTTGATTGCCATATCTCAAAAGCTTACTCCAAGATATGATGCTATAATTTTCACTAACTTGATTTTGATAACTTGGTGACTTAGCAACGTCAATCTTAGCTATCGTATTTTCTCCGATCGCTGATTTCATCTTTGTGATTTGGGTCTGATCTAAAGTACGACCCACACCATAGACACCCTCCGGATTTTCTCGTTCATTATCCGTGATGGGTACTAATTTAATCAAAACAATATATCCTTCATGCCATACCAACAAATCATTTTGAGTGTTTTCTTCTAGAGTTAATTTGAAAGCAGATGAATTTTTAACTACATCCTTTAGATCTGTTCCGTAGCTTCTTATATAACTTTGATCTTCATTACTAATAAAAATTAGATCAATGTTCATCGTTTCGCTTTCCGTTATATATTGAGTAGCATTTTCCTCCATCCACAAATCATCTTCCTCATCAAGTGCAATTTGTAAATCAGTCCATACGGCATTGGTCTCGATTACATCCAACAAACTTTGTTCTTGTTCTGATACAAAATACTCAACCTGCCTCGATTTATCTGCAATATACTCATCCACCAAAGCATCCCATGCTTGGTTATTAATAATTGTAATACCCATACCAATGGCAATAATAGCAGCTATGCTCATCAGTATGATGACATGTTTCATCGTTTTATACATCTTGCACCTCAATCATTCATTAAATAGTACAATGTGTCTATTTTAGTCTTAAGTCCTATCATAACATCATACCATACTACTATTAATTTGTAAGCCTGTTTTTAGAGTATTCAAGTGGCCAGCTTTGCTGGACACGCTCCTAGAGAACAAAAAAAGCCTGCTTAGAATCAAGCAGGCTTTTTAATACGTTCTATTTAGATATAACTTACTCTACTAATGTAGCACCACTGAAATCGACTGTACCAAGTACAGAACGATCCCATCCTTGTAATTTCTCTGACACTAACATAACATCTGTGTAGTGGTAGATAGGAATTACAGGCATATCAGCTACAAACATTTCTTGTGCTTCATAAAGTACATCAAAATGCTCTTTACCTCTTGTTACAGCAGCTTGTGAAAGTAATGCATCATATTCAGCGTTGCTGTACTTAGGATCATTATAAGCGTTTCCGGTTGTGAAAATACTTAAAAGTCCCATTGGATCCATAAAGTCTGTTAACCAACCACCACGTGAAAGTTCAAAGTCGCCAACTTTACGTGTGTCTTGGAATACAGCCCACTCTTGATTTTCAAGCTTTGTTTCAACACCAAGATTGGTTTTGAACATCTCTTGAATCAACTCTGCAACAACTTGGTGACCTTCACCTGTGTTGTAAAGAATTGTAAATTCTGGGAAGCCTTCTCCATCTGGATAGCCCGCTTCAGCAAGTAGTGCTTGTGCTTCTGCTACTTTACTACCATCTGTTGGAACGCCATAAGAACCGGCAGTCTCAAAGAAGTCATTACCGTCAGCATCTAAGAATCCTGGTGGTACAAAACCAGCTGCTGGTACTTGACCTGCTGCTAATGTTTCAACAATCATTTCTCTATCAATTGCTAATGCGAATGCTTGTCTAACACGTACGTCTTTCCACATATCTAGATTCAAGTTATAGTTATAGTAGTAAGTTCCAAGTAATGGGAACACATAGAAGTTTGGATCTTCAGCGATTAGACGTGGAGTCTCTGCTGTTGGTACTGTAGGAATGAAATGTAACTCACCATTTTGATACGCTTGGTAAGAAGTTGCTTCTTCATCAATGAAGACACCTTTAATACCGTCAAGCATAACTGCTTCAGCATTCCAGTATTCTGGGTTCTTAACTAAGGTTAAACCTTCACCAATTTTGTATGATGTTAAAACAAATGGTCCGTTTGATACTGCAAGCGCAGGATCTTTTGCCCATGCGCCATCAGCTGCAGCTTCAACAGATGATTGCTTAACTGGCATAAAGTGGTAGAAAGATAATAAACTTACGATATAGTCAGTTGGGTTATTAAGCTTTACTTCAAGGGTATAGTCATCAACCGCTGTAACGCCTACGTCATCTAATGAGCCTTCACCGTTAACAACGTCCATAGCACCTACAACATTGGTATACTCCCAAATCCATGAGTACTCAGATGCTGTTGCTGGGTCCATACCACGTTTCCATGAGTATACAAAGTCATGAGCTGTAAGTGGTGATCCATCAGACCAGTTAGATTCTCTTAATTTGAAGGTTACAGTTAAACCATCTTCTGATACTTCCCATGATTCTGCGATACCTGGGAATATTTCACCGCTTTTTTCTCTAACGAGAGCTTCAAAAGTTTGGTTGATAACGTCTCCGCCATCACTCGCCCCATTCAAAGTTGGGTCGATGGTTTTTGGATCTGCACCAACGTTCCAATTAAGGATTTTTTCAGCTCCTGTTTCTGTTGCTTCTGGAGTTTCTGTTGTTTCTGGAGTCTCAGTTGTTGTGCTAGGTTCTTCTGTTTTTCCACATGCAGCTAACAATGAAACAGATAATGCAAGTACAAGTAGTAATGATAATAATTTTTTCATGTTCTTCCTCCTTTTATTGTTTTCTATATTTGATTAAAGTGTCCGTTTGACATTTTAACCTTGGTGAAAGTGTCAAACTTAAGTTTCTCTAGTACATAAAATATATAGATTACGTTGATACATTCATAACTATATATTCTATGTCAAGTTCAACTATAGCAGTTTGACATTTTAACCTATATTAATTGTTATGCTCTTCATAACAAACAATATCAGTAAAATTTTTTTCACACTTCTATATTATACCACATCTTTAGAGATTGTTAATCTTTTTTACCAAATGACAGGCAACAAAGTGGTCTGGTAAGACTTCCACAAGCTCTGGTGTTACTTCATCGCAGATTTCTTCACAATAACGACATCTGGAACTAAATCGGCAACCTTCTTTGGGATCAATCGGACTTCTAACATCCCCCTCTAACACAATT from Petrocella atlantisensis includes:
- a CDS encoding sulfurtransferase, with product MKNKKVIISLVVVLVVAVGAFMGWKMMFGVQKVAVDSSEQGQKIEQYANPDAFITPFQLKELMEDGGDVVVLGALDPKAADAQIAGSFTFWRGDYSAEESDYPYGGMSADVEKMEAFLSSKGVKEDTILVTYASNSHHDAARLWFQLKSLGHEDVRYLDGGLNAWAGAGYPTGGSNPTVEPSNYKAPNPNTELLATLDDVIAALDDASVEILDTRDASEESGEETKSGAFGPGKIEGAVFIPWETAVAEDTTLKTIDELKEIYGGLEGKNVIAYCQSGVRSAHSLLVLSQALGYENVLNYDGSWIEYSYEVYEKGNELARIENGAE
- a CDS encoding IS1 family transposase; protein product: METFEQLNRHALLELIEKLPYPDFKHAVQLFAQMEKLDFHQELNLITTFHFQSRMEKLGINNTCPSCGSSHHTIHAIRNEIKRYRCKDCSKTYTLFSGTVIEKTKWHWDIWVRFLELTIHGHSLNDIQSILESEFGCNNINHKTVFLWRHKLIYVLAQMSKIRLSNYVYMDGITIRESQKGSRSLINYKNLKLERKPRTGRLSIKKEATDVAFTTIATAVDSTGHCICNVIGMGKNKPEDIFNALKHYLEDDGHTPLEFSSKKIEEPQNTKTVPCEKAILTLDYFKELNVSGMSSSDMSLKLHADIQKFICQDMANVSTKYLEDYLGFFTYMRNWRIDHGRCPFSRKDIESIFIEIIKSRINYSKKRSFASL
- a CDS encoding tRNA threonylcarbamoyladenosine dehydratase, which encodes MLHAFSRTEMVIGTEGLEKLKQSKVVILGIGGVGSYVAEGLARSGVGHFILCDDDEVCLTNINRQIQATRQTVGMSKVAVMKARILSINPKAIVETHPYLYNKDSADKIIPKDVDYVVDAIDMVSAKIDLAIRCQEYNIPLIASMGTGNKLNPTMLEVSDIYKTSVCPLAKVMRKELRKRGVKKLKVVYSKEIPIKTVDIGSDCSTDCICPNKDRTCDQRRSIPGSVSFVPSVAGMIIASEVVKDLIK
- a CDS encoding HD domain-containing phosphohydrolase, which encodes MYKTMKHVIILMSIAAIIAIGMGITIINNQAWDALVDEYIADKSRQVEYFVSEQEQSLLDVIETNAVWTDLQIALDEEDDLWMEENATQYITESETMNIDLIFISNEDQSYIRSYGTDLKDVVKNSSAFKLTLEENTQNDLLVWHEGYIVLIKLVPITDNERENPEGVYGVGRTLDQTQITKMKSAIGENTIAKIDVAKSPSYQNQVSENYSIISWSKLLRYGNQNIYFNIDANVPIYQSLFVNQRKHIFIIVILLVAFVIVAELKIFRKIAKNLEVTIESVQKISNGDYKSKLKIHESKYLPEITLLSESINRLSSEIENNMEKIDNKYIQMIEIIANAMEINDSYTHQHNNLVADHALSLAKAIGFEDTDAVEVAGKLHDIGKIAIPYHILNKPGRLTNEEYEIIKKHPEEGYKIIKDTDFNQKIKDGIRYHHEWYDGTGYPLQLKGDAIPLIAQIIAIADVFDALTSDRPYRDGMSKKAAIEILIKGRGTQFNPELVQVFITLVLIM
- a CDS encoding peptide ABC transporter substrate-binding protein — its product is MKKLLSLLLVLALSVSLLAACGKTEEPSTTTETPETTETPEATETGAEKILNWNVGADPKTIDPTLNGASDGGDVINQTFEALVREKSGEIFPGIAESWEVSEDGLTVTFKLRESNWSDGSPLTAHDFVYSWKRGMDPATASEYSWIWEYTNVVGAMDVVNGEGSLDDVGVTAVDDYTLEVKLNNPTDYIVSLLSFYHFMPVKQSSVEAAADGAWAKDPALAVSNGPFVLTSYKIGEGLTLVKNPEYWNAEAVMLDGIKGVFIDEEATSYQAYQNGELHFIPTVPTAETPRLIAEDPNFYVFPLLGTYYYNYNLNLDMWKDVRVRQAFALAIDREMIVETLAAGQVPAAGFVPPGFLDADGNDFFETAGSYGVPTDGSKVAEAQALLAEAGYPDGEGFPEFTILYNTGEGHQVVAELIQEMFKTNLGVETKLENQEWAVFQDTRKVGDFELSRGGWLTDFMDPMGLLSIFTTGNAYNDPKYSNAEYDALLSQAAVTRGKEHFDVLYEAQEMFVADMPVIPIYHYTDVMLVSEKLQGWDRSVLGTVDFSGATLVE